A region of Subtercola boreus DNA encodes the following proteins:
- a CDS encoding PHP domain-containing protein: protein MSEVAPVFRSPIDLHTHSSASDGTETPYNVVRSASEAGLGTLALTDHDSTAGWPSASEAARDHELTLIPGMELSTRLDHVSVHLLSYLFDPVNPALLAETETIREARLARAHAIVDRIAADYDLTWDDVLAETQPGATVGRPHIADALVKKGLAPTRSDAFQGILHWRAGYFQPHYAPTPLRGVELVVAAGGVPVLAHPGTGPRERVIPERRLAELVDAGLFGLEIEHRQNSPEGKERLYELAAKFGLAITGSSDYHGAGKPNRLGENTTSPEVLSELIDRATGWSPVYGAVTRSL, encoded by the coding sequence ATGTCCGAAGTCGCTCCCGTGTTCCGCAGTCCCATCGATCTGCACACGCATTCGAGCGCTTCCGACGGCACGGAGACCCCCTACAACGTGGTGCGTTCCGCGAGCGAGGCCGGGCTCGGCACGCTGGCCCTGACCGACCACGATTCGACGGCAGGCTGGCCGTCGGCCTCCGAAGCGGCACGCGACCACGAACTCACGCTGATTCCCGGGATGGAGCTCAGCACCCGGCTCGACCACGTGAGCGTGCACCTGCTCTCCTATCTCTTCGACCCCGTGAACCCCGCCCTCCTCGCGGAGACCGAGACGATCCGGGAGGCCCGGCTGGCCCGCGCGCACGCCATCGTCGACCGCATCGCCGCCGACTACGACCTGACCTGGGACGACGTTCTCGCCGAGACGCAACCGGGTGCAACGGTCGGTCGCCCGCACATCGCCGACGCCCTCGTGAAGAAGGGGCTGGCGCCGACGAGGAGCGATGCGTTCCAGGGCATCCTGCACTGGCGGGCCGGCTACTTCCAGCCGCACTACGCGCCGACCCCCCTCCGCGGCGTCGAGCTCGTCGTCGCAGCCGGGGGAGTGCCGGTGCTCGCACACCCGGGAACGGGGCCGCGGGAACGCGTCATCCCGGAACGCCGGCTCGCCGAACTCGTCGACGCCGGCCTGTTCGGCCTGGAGATCGAACACCGGCAGAACTCGCCGGAGGGCAAGGAACGCCTGTACGAGCTCGCGGCGAAGTTCGGGCTGGCCATCACCGGTTCGAGCGACTACCACGGGGCCGGCAAGCCCAACCGTCTCGGCGAGAACACGACGAGCCCCGAGGTGCTGTCAGAGCTCATCGATCGCGCGACCGGCTGGTCGCCGGTGTACGGGGCTGTCACGCGCTCGCTCTGA
- a CDS encoding GDSL-type esterase/lipase family protein, with amino-acid sequence MKRPAATLLIIGSTVFMLVTGLAVALVVMVAVQSINPVLPNYSGTPPPVASGSPAAPAGERHGDYTFGHTAAAISPGGDSVPINITERMPFTLDADVTSMRLHVRNWNYITDTALPGTVNLSGIAIGKAASGQIPGDSSAFSATPAVFSGATSLTDGEEFVSDWVSADTVGFEKSTPFFLSVGMSAAPGTKIGVSTSVSWFATDSQPSAVTTQDSVGDFIQVGPFLDMWMDYTYSGDEPLIVVAGHSLNSGANNSEGKVPHTGENSSWHQVWADANGAVAASLSTPGSLTTQFAPDSPKWNIYTDLDPDAFVLWSASNDIANGVPFDELKTAWLATLGKAKELWPNARVFVMTEPGRGLAEQREGLRVAWNDWLKSDTSGDFTVVDADAALSDPAQPDQLDPAINGDGIHPSPAGFARVADAFETAYAAG; translated from the coding sequence ATGAAGAGACCCGCAGCCACCCTGCTGATCATCGGATCGACCGTGTTCATGCTCGTGACCGGGCTCGCGGTGGCCCTCGTCGTGATGGTGGCTGTGCAGAGCATCAACCCGGTGCTCCCGAACTACTCGGGCACCCCGCCGCCGGTGGCTTCGGGCAGCCCGGCGGCACCGGCCGGCGAGCGTCACGGCGACTACACCTTCGGGCACACGGCAGCGGCCATCTCTCCCGGCGGCGACAGTGTCCCGATCAACATCACCGAGCGCATGCCGTTCACCCTCGATGCCGACGTCACGAGCATGCGACTGCACGTGCGCAACTGGAACTACATCACCGACACGGCCCTGCCCGGAACGGTGAACCTCAGCGGTATCGCGATCGGCAAGGCGGCGTCGGGGCAGATCCCGGGCGACTCGAGCGCCTTCTCCGCAACACCGGCGGTCTTCAGCGGAGCCACCTCGCTCACCGACGGTGAGGAGTTCGTCAGCGACTGGGTCAGCGCCGACACCGTCGGGTTCGAGAAGAGCACTCCGTTCTTCCTCTCCGTCGGGATGTCGGCCGCCCCCGGTACCAAGATCGGCGTGTCGACGAGCGTGTCGTGGTTCGCGACCGACTCGCAGCCGAGCGCGGTCACGACCCAGGATTCGGTCGGGGACTTCATCCAGGTCGGCCCGTTCCTGGACATGTGGATGGACTACACCTACTCGGGCGATGAACCCCTGATCGTCGTTGCCGGCCACTCCCTGAACTCGGGCGCGAACAACAGCGAAGGAAAAGTGCCGCACACCGGTGAGAACAGTTCGTGGCACCAGGTCTGGGCCGACGCGAACGGCGCGGTCGCCGCATCCCTCTCGACGCCGGGTTCGCTGACGACCCAGTTCGCCCCCGACTCGCCGAAGTGGAACATCTACACGGATCTGGATCCCGATGCCTTCGTGCTCTGGTCGGCATCCAACGACATCGCCAACGGCGTGCCGTTCGACGAACTGAAGACGGCCTGGCTGGCAACTCTCGGCAAGGCGAAGGAGCTCTGGCCGAATGCCCGGGTGTTCGTCATGACGGAACCCGGCCGGGGCCTCGCGGAACAGCGTGAAGGCCTCCGGGTGGCGTGGAACGACTGGTTGAAGAGCGACACCTCGGGCGACTTCACGGTGGTCGATGCGGATGCTGCACTGAGCGATCCCGCCCAGCCCGACCAACTCGACCCGGCGATCAACGGTGACGGCATCCATCCGTCTCCAGCCGGTTTCGCCCGCGTGGCGGACGCCTTCGAGACGGCGTACGCCGCGGGTTGA
- a CDS encoding acyltransferase family protein, which produces MSAPQRVSSFRGDLEGIRGIALVIILFTHLIEWPTGGFVALDVFFVLSGYLITGLLLREYRLTGTISLNGFYRRRIRRLMPSSMLVLVVTALAGLYIFIFSRAVSTLWDALWSVLLVSNWNFALNGTDYFATSLPQSPLLHFWSLSVEEQFYLFWPAIVLALLVLGAGVRHARRRSAGGPQSIRPVVVGIAVIGLLSFGWNLFQSDLNPQVSYLSTLTRIWELAVGALLCFVTPLAQKIPAALRPVLAWAGFAALLVVAFLYTPALHYPGYWCLVPVAATVLIIVAGIGGPSHLVITTNPVSRYLGKISYTSYLWHWPIFIFAGVLFGKESPIYLFASIPVSLAVAALTTRFIEDPIRHSNWLEPQKRSRGHRHHHRHRHHKANRQHGQRVKVSLITAGATLAVALIAVIGIAPQMQKSSIPVASAVGSGVSPTSTAAPGTDTIATEESRLSAAVSAGLNTADWPDDLTPALDKAIDSRAPQWVDDNCLDTSEDNYATCIYGDASLTKTAVLLGDSTAISYMPGLVPALNSLGYRVRTLTHGQCPFANVQVLGQAENGQAAPGFPGFCDDGRAWSIQKTLEIKPDLVVITDGEDQTGAMVVQGDDARLRAMQAGMEDSLTQLSSLTAQFSILASPPHAENVAECATRINHPSDCTSTIDDNWFKLLKVTKDAAASVAAAQNRTVPVIDSSLWVCSERSACPAIAGKTIIRADRTHLTRQFAAGLQDILKLEYQRILGVS; this is translated from the coding sequence ATGAGCGCGCCACAGAGAGTCTCCTCCTTCCGCGGGGACCTGGAGGGGATCCGGGGCATCGCCCTCGTCATCATCCTCTTCACCCACCTGATCGAATGGCCGACCGGTGGATTCGTCGCCCTCGACGTCTTCTTCGTGCTCTCCGGGTATCTCATCACCGGGCTGCTGCTGCGGGAGTACCGGCTCACCGGCACGATCTCGCTGAACGGGTTCTACCGTCGACGCATCCGCCGCCTCATGCCGAGCTCGATGCTCGTGCTGGTGGTGACCGCCCTGGCGGGTCTCTACATCTTCATCTTCTCCCGGGCCGTCTCGACGCTCTGGGATGCCCTCTGGTCGGTGCTGCTCGTCAGCAACTGGAACTTCGCGCTGAACGGCACCGACTACTTCGCCACGTCGCTCCCGCAGAGCCCGCTCCTGCATTTCTGGTCGCTGAGCGTCGAGGAGCAGTTCTACCTCTTCTGGCCGGCGATCGTGCTCGCTCTCCTCGTGCTGGGGGCCGGTGTGCGGCACGCCCGGAGGAGGTCGGCGGGTGGCCCTCAGAGCATCCGCCCGGTGGTCGTCGGGATCGCCGTCATCGGTCTGCTCTCCTTCGGCTGGAACCTCTTCCAGTCCGACCTGAACCCGCAGGTGTCGTACCTGTCGACCCTCACCCGGATCTGGGAGCTCGCCGTCGGTGCGCTCCTCTGCTTCGTCACTCCGCTGGCCCAGAAGATCCCCGCGGCACTCCGGCCGGTGCTCGCCTGGGCGGGGTTCGCGGCGCTCCTCGTCGTCGCCTTCCTCTACACCCCAGCGCTCCACTATCCCGGGTACTGGTGCCTCGTTCCCGTCGCCGCCACGGTGCTGATCATCGTCGCCGGGATCGGTGGTCCGAGCCATCTCGTCATCACCACGAATCCCGTCTCCCGGTATCTCGGCAAGATCTCCTACACCAGCTACCTCTGGCACTGGCCCATCTTCATCTTCGCCGGGGTGCTGTTCGGCAAGGAATCGCCGATCTACCTGTTCGCCTCGATCCCGGTCTCGCTGGCCGTCGCTGCGCTCACGACCCGCTTCATCGAGGATCCCATCCGGCACTCGAACTGGCTCGAGCCGCAGAAGCGGAGCCGGGGCCACCGCCACCACCACCGCCACCGCCACCACAAGGCGAACCGCCAACACGGCCAGCGTGTGAAGGTCTCCCTGATCACCGCGGGAGCCACCCTCGCGGTCGCGCTCATCGCCGTGATCGGGATCGCACCGCAGATGCAGAAGTCGAGCATCCCGGTCGCCTCGGCGGTCGGTTCGGGGGTCTCGCCGACCTCCACGGCCGCGCCCGGTACGGACACGATCGCGACTGAGGAGTCCCGCCTGTCCGCGGCCGTCAGTGCCGGCCTGAACACAGCCGACTGGCCGGACGACCTCACCCCTGCCCTCGACAAGGCGATCGACTCCCGTGCTCCGCAGTGGGTCGACGACAACTGTCTCGACACCTCGGAGGACAACTACGCGACCTGCATCTACGGTGACGCGTCACTGACCAAGACGGCCGTGCTGCTCGGCGACTCGACCGCCATCAGTTACATGCCGGGCCTGGTGCCCGCATTGAACTCCCTCGGCTACCGCGTGCGGACCCTCACGCACGGGCAGTGCCCCTTCGCGAACGTGCAGGTTCTCGGGCAGGCAGAGAACGGCCAGGCGGCCCCCGGATTCCCCGGGTTCTGTGATGATGGTCGCGCCTGGTCGATCCAGAAGACCCTGGAGATCAAGCCCGACCTCGTGGTGATCACCGACGGGGAAGACCAGACCGGTGCCATGGTCGTGCAGGGTGACGACGCGAGGCTCAGAGCGATGCAGGCCGGCATGGAGGACTCGCTCACACAGCTGTCGTCGCTCACAGCCCAGTTCAGCATCCTCGCCAGCCCACCGCACGCAGAGAACGTCGCCGAGTGCGCCACCCGCATCAACCACCCGAGCGACTGCACGTCGACCATCGACGACAACTGGTTCAAGCTGCTGAAGGTGACGAAGGATGCCGCGGCCTCTGTCGCAGCGGCCCAGAACCGCACGGTGCCCGTGATCGACAGCAGCCTCTGGGTCTGCTCAGAGCGGTCGGCCTGCCCGGCCATCGCCGGCAAGACGATCATCCGCGCCGACCGCACCCATCTGACCCGGCAGTTCGCCGCAGGACTCCAGGACATCCTGAAGCTGGAGTACCAGAGGATTCTCGGGGTCTCCTAG
- a CDS encoding DUF445 domain-containing protein, which yields MKLLATGLLVIMAAIFAVSFALQGRYPWLEYVRAASEGGMVGALADWFAVTALFRHPLGLKVPHTAIIPTRKNEIGESLGDFVEQNFLSETVVRDKLASVGVSRVVGNWLTKPGNARRLTNELSAGLTGAMAFLSDDDIRGVIEGLARTHLVGRDWSPQLGVLTSKIVESGQHHQAVDLLLDKAEEWMLANPDSFGDAVSKRLPTWLPSFVDRVVDDRVSREALKFVQAVQADPNHRLRLALDDYLRKLAGELQHDPVMRARVEGVKEQLLDDPRIRELAATAWQSIKDALLAALADPDSGLRQTIEQTIVDAGERLTTDVALAQKVDTWVEGAATHLVASYRHDIAAVISETVQGWDGEETSLKIELQVGKDLQFIRINGTVVGSLAGVAIFTVAQALVSLAS from the coding sequence ATGAAGCTCCTGGCGACCGGCCTCCTGGTGATCATGGCCGCGATCTTCGCTGTGTCGTTCGCCCTGCAGGGCCGCTACCCCTGGCTCGAGTATGTGCGGGCGGCGAGCGAGGGCGGCATGGTCGGCGCGCTGGCGGACTGGTTCGCCGTGACCGCGCTGTTCCGGCATCCGCTCGGACTGAAGGTGCCGCACACGGCGATCATCCCGACCCGCAAGAACGAGATCGGCGAGAGCCTCGGCGACTTCGTCGAGCAGAACTTCCTCTCCGAGACGGTGGTGCGCGACAAGCTCGCCTCGGTCGGAGTCTCACGGGTCGTCGGAAACTGGCTCACGAAACCCGGCAACGCCCGGCGCCTGACGAACGAACTCTCCGCCGGGCTGACCGGTGCCATGGCGTTCCTCAGCGACGACGACATCCGCGGTGTCATCGAAGGGCTCGCCCGCACCCACCTGGTCGGCCGGGACTGGTCACCGCAGCTCGGTGTGCTCACCTCGAAGATCGTCGAATCCGGCCAGCACCACCAGGCTGTCGACCTGCTGCTCGACAAGGCCGAGGAGTGGATGCTCGCCAATCCCGACTCGTTCGGCGATGCGGTCTCGAAGCGCCTGCCCACCTGGCTCCCGTCGTTCGTCGACCGGGTGGTGGATGACCGGGTCTCCCGTGAAGCGCTGAAGTTCGTTCAGGCCGTGCAGGCCGATCCGAACCACCGCCTCCGGCTCGCGCTCGATGACTACCTGCGGAAGCTCGCGGGCGAACTGCAGCACGATCCGGTTATGCGCGCCCGCGTCGAGGGTGTGAAGGAGCAGCTGCTCGACGATCCGCGCATCCGGGAACTCGCGGCGACCGCCTGGCAGTCCATCAAGGATGCGCTCCTCGCGGCTCTCGCCGACCCCGATTCCGGGCTCCGGCAGACCATCGAGCAGACGATCGTCGACGCCGGCGAGCGGCTCACCACCGACGTGGCGCTGGCGCAGAAGGTCGACACCTGGGTCGAGGGCGCGGCCACCCACCTCGTCGCGAGCTACCGGCACGACATCGCCGCGGTGATCTCCGAGACGGTTCAGGGCTGGGACGGCGAGGAGACCAGCCTGAAGATCGAGCTCCAGGTCGGGAAGGACCTGCAGTTCATCCGGATCAACGGCACCGTCGTGGGTTCCCTTGCGGGCGTGGCGATCTTCACGGTCGCGCAGGCGCTCGTCTCGCTCGCCAGCTGA
- a CDS encoding DEAD/DEAH box helicase, with protein sequence MTSTEPSSSSSLPEDLNAPVEVIEVVAPDPLVGDAFLTDTTFSDLKIEQDLVDALASKGILHPFPIQTQTIPLGLEGQDIIGQAKTGTGKTFGFGLPLLQRLGANPEPGVQALVVVPTRELAVQVTEDLQLAASLRPTTVIAIYGGKSYEGQIEQLKAGAQVVVGTPGRLLDLAGQRLLSLANVKVMVLDEADKMLDLGFLADVEKLFAQTPAGRHTMLFSATMPGPVVALARRFMNRPIHIRATDPDEGLTQANIKHVVYRAHNLDKDEVIARILQAEGRGKTVIFTRTKRAAARLVEELGDRGFNAAAVHGDLNQEQRERAMAAFKAGKRDVLIATDVAARGIDVNDVTHVINHTIPEDEKTYLHRAGRTGRAGKTGIAVTFVDWDDLHKWALINRALDMGQPEPVETYSSSPHLFTDLNIPAGVKGRLKPTPAAKGPEGAASRPPREGGSGSRGPREGGREPRSGGRSENRSDGRNDTRSDNRSVGSASAGSTTEASTGTSTEASNRGAQGTGRGTRDTTRVGVGLSAEPTTALEGAQRPPRIPREAEAPSEGGDRPARNRSRSRNRSAGSSGSAGSSRSGGNATTSGGVSSEAVSSGMLGETTAVSFTGTGETDGAASGGAAGHGGSAGHEHHDGNSAPRRRSRSRGRAPRAE encoded by the coding sequence GTGACTTCGACCGAACCTTCTTCTTCATCATCCCTCCCCGAAGACCTGAACGCACCCGTCGAGGTGATCGAGGTCGTCGCGCCCGATCCGCTCGTGGGTGACGCTTTCCTCACCGACACCACCTTCTCCGATCTGAAGATCGAGCAGGACCTGGTCGACGCGCTGGCGTCGAAGGGCATCCTGCACCCCTTCCCGATCCAGACGCAGACCATTCCGCTCGGCCTCGAGGGCCAGGACATCATCGGCCAGGCCAAGACGGGTACCGGCAAGACCTTCGGCTTCGGGCTCCCGCTGCTGCAGCGCCTCGGCGCGAACCCGGAGCCCGGTGTGCAGGCGCTCGTCGTCGTGCCGACCCGCGAGCTCGCGGTGCAGGTCACCGAAGACCTCCAGCTGGCAGCCTCCCTCCGCCCGACCACCGTCATCGCCATCTACGGCGGCAAGTCGTACGAGGGCCAGATCGAGCAGCTGAAGGCCGGCGCGCAGGTCGTCGTCGGAACCCCCGGCCGCCTGCTCGACCTCGCCGGGCAGCGCCTGCTCTCGCTCGCGAACGTCAAGGTGATGGTGCTCGACGAGGCCGACAAGATGCTCGACCTCGGCTTCCTCGCCGACGTCGAGAAGCTGTTTGCCCAGACGCCGGCCGGCCGCCACACGATGCTGTTCTCAGCGACCATGCCCGGCCCGGTCGTGGCCCTCGCCCGCCGGTTCATGAACCGGCCGATCCACATCCGTGCCACCGACCCCGACGAGGGTCTCACCCAGGCGAACATCAAGCACGTCGTCTACCGCGCCCACAACCTCGACAAAGACGAGGTCATCGCGCGCATCCTGCAGGCCGAGGGCCGCGGCAAGACGGTCATCTTCACCCGCACCAAGCGCGCCGCCGCCCGCCTCGTCGAGGAGCTCGGCGACCGCGGCTTCAACGCCGCCGCCGTGCACGGCGACCTCAACCAGGAACAGCGCGAGCGAGCCATGGCCGCCTTCAAGGCCGGCAAGCGCGACGTTCTGATCGCCACGGATGTCGCAGCCCGCGGCATCGATGTGAACGACGTGACGCACGTGATCAACCACACCATCCCCGAAGACGAGAAGACCTACCTGCACCGCGCCGGCCGCACGGGCCGCGCCGGCAAGACCGGTATCGCCGTCACGTTCGTCGACTGGGACGACCTGCACAAATGGGCGCTCATCAACCGTGCGCTAGACATGGGACAGCCCGAGCCCGTCGAGACCTACTCCTCCTCTCCGCACCTCTTCACCGACCTCAACATCCCCGCGGGAGTGAAGGGGCGCCTGAAGCCGACCCCTGCCGCGAAGGGCCCGGAGGGTGCGGCGAGCCGTCCGCCCCGCGAAGGCGGATCCGGTTCGCGCGGCCCGCGTGAGGGTGGCCGCGAGCCGCGCTCGGGCGGGCGTAGCGAGAACCGCAGCGACGGCCGCAACGACACCCGCAGCGACAACCGCTCCGTGGGCAGTGCATCGGCAGGCTCCACCACTGAGGCCTCGACCGGCACGTCGACGGAGGCGTCGAACCGTGGTGCCCAGGGCACCGGTCGCGGCACCCGCGACACCACCCGCGTCGGGGTCGGCCTCTCCGCCGAACCGACCACCGCCCTCGAGGGGGCCCAGCGTCCGCCGCGGATCCCCCGCGAGGCCGAAGCGCCTTCCGAGGGCGGCGATCGCCCGGCACGGAACCGCAGCCGCAGCCGCAACCGCTCGGCCGGCTCCTCCGGCTCGGCCGGCTCCTCCCGCTCCGGCGGCAACGCCACCACGTCCGGTGGCGTGTCGAGCGAGGCCGTCTCGAGCGGGATGCTCGGTGAGACCACCGCGGTGAGCTTCACCGGCACGGGCGAGACCGACGGTGCAGCATCCGGTGGCGCAGCCGGCCACGGTGGATCGGCCGGCCACGAGCACCACGATGGCAACAGCGCACCCCGCCGCCGCAGCCGTTCGCGGGGCCGCGCGCCCCGCGCCGAGTAG
- a CDS encoding ferritin-like fold-containing protein codes for MFEFFRRPTVRIDVPRLRPRRTSGALPKVNLAELTPEVLPYLGQAAYIQLAIFEAIARAVMLSPTVRAKEALGPAAGEALGKHEKLVGELRRRVDDPSSVMAAFAPAIDNYAAVIRGSDWYESLASIYLTAGILDDFFVLLATGLEGDIGPRAAQLISVETGRAAIVVLLNDAIAEDPSLGSRLALWGRRLVGDTLLVARSAIHHTENARTDEERIEPVFTELIAKHSRRMDGLGLTA; via the coding sequence GTGTTTGAATTCTTCAGGCGCCCGACGGTGCGCATCGATGTTCCGCGCCTCCGGCCGCGCCGCACATCGGGTGCACTGCCCAAGGTGAACCTGGCTGAACTCACACCAGAAGTGCTTCCCTACCTCGGCCAGGCGGCGTACATCCAGCTCGCCATCTTCGAGGCGATCGCCCGTGCCGTGATGCTCTCGCCGACGGTGCGTGCCAAGGAGGCCCTGGGGCCGGCGGCGGGTGAGGCGCTCGGAAAGCACGAGAAGCTCGTCGGCGAGCTCCGGCGCCGGGTGGATGATCCGTCCTCCGTGATGGCAGCGTTCGCCCCGGCGATCGACAACTACGCAGCCGTCATCCGCGGCAGCGACTGGTACGAGTCGCTCGCGAGCATCTACCTCACCGCGGGCATCCTCGACGACTTCTTCGTCTTGCTCGCAACCGGTCTCGAGGGCGACATCGGACCGCGCGCCGCGCAGCTCATCAGCGTGGAGACGGGTCGTGCCGCGATCGTGGTTCTGCTGAACGACGCGATCGCCGAAGACCCGTCGCTCGGTTCGCGCCTCGCGCTCTGGGGTCGGCGACTCGTCGGCGACACGCTGCTCGTGGCACGGTCGGCCATCCACCACACCGAGAACGCGCGAACCGACGAGGAGCGCATCGAGCCCGTCTTCACCGAGCTCATCGCAAAGCACAGCCGCCGCATGGACGGCCTCGGCCTGACGGCCTGA
- a CDS encoding kynureninase yields MPAPLTLGEALTRADALDRADTLGGYRDLFVAPGVPESAHAAAPGVTESADAAASDDAVVAYLDGNSLGRPLLSTADTLAAFVRDSWGSRLIRGWDEGWMQLPTVIGDELGAAALGAAPGQTMIGDSTTVLLYKAVRAAVAARPGRTEIVVDSDNFPTDRYVVEGIAAERGLTVRWVQTSRTLGLTAELLAEAVGERTAVVVASQVAYRSGYLADVETLTRITHDAGALVVWDLCHSAGSVPVLLDEWQVDIAVGCTYKYLNGGPGSPAFVYVRSELQSELRQPIWGWLGHAEPFAMGPGYNSAPGIRSFQSGTPPVIGMLAMRDMIALIGEAGIPAVRAKSIALTELTIELADAWLEPLGVVVASPRQSAERGSHVTLDHPRFREVVAALWQTGVVPDFRAPEGLRVGLSPLTTTYRELVLGLAAIREALDPAP; encoded by the coding sequence ATGCCCGCACCCCTCACCCTCGGCGAAGCCCTCACGCGCGCCGATGCTCTCGACCGCGCGGATACGCTCGGCGGGTACCGCGACCTGTTCGTGGCGCCGGGCGTCCCCGAGTCCGCTCACGCCGCCGCGCCGGGCGTCACAGAGTCGGCTGACGCTGCCGCCTCGGACGACGCCGTCGTCGCCTACCTCGACGGCAACTCCCTCGGCCGGCCGCTGCTCTCCACCGCAGACACCCTCGCCGCCTTCGTGCGGGACTCCTGGGGGTCGCGCCTCATCCGCGGCTGGGACGAGGGGTGGATGCAGCTCCCCACCGTGATCGGCGACGAACTCGGCGCAGCCGCCCTCGGCGCGGCCCCGGGGCAGACGATGATCGGCGATTCGACCACCGTGCTGCTCTACAAGGCCGTGCGAGCAGCCGTCGCCGCCCGCCCCGGCCGCACGGAGATCGTGGTGGACAGCGACAACTTCCCCACCGACCGCTACGTGGTGGAGGGCATCGCCGCCGAGCGCGGCCTCACCGTGCGCTGGGTCCAGACCTCGCGCACCCTCGGGCTCACGGCCGAACTGCTCGCGGAGGCCGTCGGCGAACGCACAGCAGTCGTCGTCGCCAGCCAGGTCGCGTACCGCTCGGGGTACCTCGCCGACGTCGAGACGCTGACCCGCATCACCCACGACGCGGGGGCCCTCGTCGTCTGGGACCTCTGCCACTCGGCCGGCAGCGTGCCGGTGCTGCTCGACGAGTGGCAGGTCGACATCGCGGTCGGCTGCACCTACAAGTACCTCAACGGCGGTCCGGGCTCTCCCGCGTTCGTCTACGTGCGGAGCGAGCTGCAGTCGGAGCTCCGGCAGCCGATCTGGGGCTGGCTCGGCCACGCCGAACCGTTCGCCATGGGGCCGGGCTACAACAGCGCCCCGGGCATCCGGAGCTTTCAGAGCGGTACTCCCCCGGTGATCGGGATGCTCGCGATGCGGGACATGATCGCCCTCATCGGTGAAGCGGGCATCCCGGCCGTGCGGGCGAAGTCGATCGCGCTCACCGAGCTGACGATCGAACTGGCCGACGCCTGGCTCGAACCTCTCGGAGTCGTGGTGGCGTCACCCCGGCAGAGCGCTGAGCGCGGCAGCCACGTCACCCTCGACCATCCCCGGTTCCGCGAGGTCGTCGCCGCCCTCTGGCAGACCGGCGTGGTGCCGGACTTCCGCGCACCCGAAGGCCTCCGCGTCGGCCTCTCCCCCCTCACCACCACCTACCGCGAGCTGGTCCTCGGACTGGCCGCCATCCGCGAGGCTCTGGACCCTGCCCCCTAA
- a CDS encoding DUF3107 domain-containing protein gives MEIRIGIAHSPRELSFETHQSPDEIEQTVSAALTSGTGHLSLKDSKGKLYLIPVVGLSYVEIGTEESRRIGFVG, from the coding sequence GTGGAAATTCGTATCGGCATTGCACACTCTCCCCGCGAACTGAGCTTCGAGACGCACCAGTCTCCCGATGAGATCGAGCAGACCGTCTCTGCCGCCCTGACCAGCGGAACCGGTCACCTCTCGCTGAAAGACAGCAAGGGCAAGCTGTACCTCATCCCCGTTGTCGGCCTCAGCTATGTCGAGATCGGCACCGAGGAGTCCCGCCGTATCGGTTTCGTCGGCTAG